In Chroicocephalus ridibundus chromosome 12, bChrRid1.1, whole genome shotgun sequence, a single genomic region encodes these proteins:
- the ACSS2 gene encoding acetyl-coenzyme A synthetase, cytoplasmic isoform X2, with translation MVLPEEQARLYRPRPELLPAAHVPSLPHYERLYQRSVEEPHEFWGDIAKEFYWKSQHTGPFLKYNFDVTKGKIFIEWMKGATTNICYNLLDRNVNEKKLGDKIAFYWEGNEPGDSAKITYNELLHKVCQFANVLRSQGVKKGDRISIYLPMILELVVAMLACARIGALHSIVFAGFSADSLCERILDCGCSLLITADAFYRGDKLINLKQIADEALQKCKDKGSPLKKCIVVKHLGREEIAVDGTCSKSPPLKRLCQDVQTPWNPAMDMWWHELMSSASTECEPEWCDSEDELFILYTSGSTGKPKGVLHTVGGYMLFAATSFKYVFDYQPEDVYWCTADIGWITGHSYLTYGPLANGATSVLFEGVPTYPDVGRMWSIVDKYKVTKFYTAPTAIRLLMKHGEEPVKKHSRKSLKVLGTVGEPINPEAWLWYYRVVGEERCPIVDTFWQTETGGHMLTPLPAATPMKPGSATFPFFGVVPAVLNESGEELEGEAEGYLVFKQPWPGIMRTLYGNHQQFETTYFKKFPGYYVTGDGCRRDKDGYYWITGRIDDMLNVSGHLLSTAEVESALLEHAAISEAAVVSHPHPLKGECLYCFVTLRDGHEFTKNLTDELKKQVREKIGPIATPDYIQYAPSLPKTRSGKITRRILRKIAKNDQDLGDISTLANPGVIKHLFNSRCDTKQ, from the exons ATGGTGCTGCCCGAGGAGCAGGCCCGGCTGTACCGGCCGCGGCCCGAGCTGCTGCCGGCGGCCCACGTCCCCTCGCTGCCCCACTACGAGCGCCTCTACCAGCGCTCCGTGGAGGAGCCGCACG AGTTTTGGGGTGACATCGCTAAAGAGTTTTACTGGAAGAGTCAGCACACGGGACCCTTCCTGAAGTACAACTTCGATGTGACGAAGGGGAAGATCTTCATTGAGTGGATGAAAGGGGCCACCACCAACATCTGCTACAACCTCCTGGACAGAAATGTCAACGAGAAGAAACTTGGGGACAAAATTGCTTTTTACTG GGAAGGGAATGAACCTGGGGATTCTGCGAAAATCACATACAACGAGTTGCTGCACAAAGTCTGTCAGTTCGCCAATGTCCTCCGCAGCCAAG GTGTGAAAAAAGGAGACCGAATTTCCATCTACCTGCCGATGATCCTGGAGCTGGTTGTAGCCATGCTCGCCTGCGCCAGGATTGGAGCTCTGCACTCCATTGTG TTTGCAGGTTTCTCGGCAGACTCTCTCTGTGAGCGGATTCTCGACTGCGGTTGTTCTCTCCTCATCACGGCAG ATGCCTTTTATCGAGGAGACAAGCTGATCAATTTGAAGCAGATTGCAGATGAAGCCCTCCAGAAATGTAAAGACAA GGGCTCCCCTTTGAAAAAGTGCATTGTGGTGAAGCacctgggaagggaagagataGCAGTGGACGGGACATGCAGCAAGTCTCCCCCTCTGAAAAGGCTGTGCCAGGACGTACAG acCCCTTGGAACCCAGCCATGGACATGTGGTGGCACGAGCTGATGAGTAGTGCCAGCACAGAGTGTGAGCCAGAGTGGTGCGACTCGGAGGACGAACTCTTCATCCTCTACACAAGTGGCTCAACTGGGAAACCCAAG ggTGTGCTGCATACGGTGGGTGGATACATGCTTTTTGCTGCCACCTCATTTAAATACGTGTTTGATTACCAACCTGAGGATGTCTACTGGTGCACAGCCGACATTGGATGGATAACAGGCCATTCCTACCTCACTTATGGACCCTTGGCAAACGGGGCAACTAGTGTGTTG TTTGAAGGTGTCCCCACCTACCCGGACGTTGGGCGCATGTGGAGCATTGTTGACAAGTACAAGGTGACCAAGTTCTACACAGCACCCACAGCCATCCGGCTGCTGATGAAGCACGGGGAGGAGCCCGTCAAAAA GCACAGCAGGAAGTCTCTGAAGGTGCTGGGGACCGTCGGTGAGCCCATCAACCCTGAAGCCTGGCTGTGGTACTACCGCGTGGTGGGAGAAGAGAGGTGTCCCATTGTGGACACGTTCTGGCAGACAGAGACA GGTGGCCACATGCTGACACCCCTCCCTGCGGCCACCCCCATGAAGCCAGGCTCTGCT ACGTTCCCTTTCTTCGGTGTGGTCCCTGCTGTCTTGAACGAGTCGGGGgaagagctggaaggagaagcagaaggctACCTG GTATTTAAGCAGCCCTGGCCAGGAATAATGCGCACGCTGTATGGAAACCACCAGCAGTTTGAAACAACGTACTTCAAGAAGTTCCCTGGGTACTACGTGACAGGCGACG GTTGCAGGAGAGATAAAGATGGTTATTACTGGATCACAGGGCGAATTGATGACATGTTGAATGTTTCTG GCCACTTGCTGAGCACGGCAGAGGTGGAGTCAGCCTTGCTGGAGCATGCTGCCATCTCGGAGGCCGCGGTGGTCAGCCACCCACACCCCCTGAAAGGCGAGTGCCTCTACTGCTTTGTGACGCTGAGAGACGGCCACGAGTTCACCAAGAACCTCACGGATGAGCTGAAAAAACAAG TCAGAGAAAAAATCGGACCGATAGCCACTCCTGATTACATCCAGTATGCCCCAAGCCTGCCCAAAACCCGCTCAG GAAAGATTACCAGACGGATATTAAGGAAGATTGCCAAAAATGACCAAGACCTCGGGGACATCTCCACCTTGGCAAACCCGGGCGTCATAAAACATCTTTTCAACAGCAGATGTGACACTAAACAGTAG
- the ACSS2 gene encoding acetyl-coenzyme A synthetase, cytoplasmic isoform X1 — translation MVLPEEQARLYRPRPELLPAAHVPSLPHYERLYQRSVEEPHEFWGDIAKEFYWKSQHTGPFLKYNFDVTKGKIFIEWMKGATTNICYNLLDRNVNEKKLGDKIAFYWEGNEPGDSAKITYNELLHKVCQFANVLRSQGVKKGDRISIYLPMILELVVAMLACARIGALHSIVFAGFSADSLCERILDCGCSLLITADAFYRGDKLINLKQIADEALQKCKDKGSPLKKCIVVKHLGREEIAVDGTCSKSPPLKRLCQDVQEKKTESSQRLHPKTPWNPAMDMWWHELMSSASTECEPEWCDSEDELFILYTSGSTGKPKGVLHTVGGYMLFAATSFKYVFDYQPEDVYWCTADIGWITGHSYLTYGPLANGATSVLFEGVPTYPDVGRMWSIVDKYKVTKFYTAPTAIRLLMKHGEEPVKKHSRKSLKVLGTVGEPINPEAWLWYYRVVGEERCPIVDTFWQTETGGHMLTPLPAATPMKPGSATFPFFGVVPAVLNESGEELEGEAEGYLVFKQPWPGIMRTLYGNHQQFETTYFKKFPGYYVTGDGCRRDKDGYYWITGRIDDMLNVSGHLLSTAEVESALLEHAAISEAAVVSHPHPLKGECLYCFVTLRDGHEFTKNLTDELKKQVREKIGPIATPDYIQYAPSLPKTRSGKITRRILRKIAKNDQDLGDISTLANPGVIKHLFNSRCDTKQ, via the exons ATGGTGCTGCCCGAGGAGCAGGCCCGGCTGTACCGGCCGCGGCCCGAGCTGCTGCCGGCGGCCCACGTCCCCTCGCTGCCCCACTACGAGCGCCTCTACCAGCGCTCCGTGGAGGAGCCGCACG AGTTTTGGGGTGACATCGCTAAAGAGTTTTACTGGAAGAGTCAGCACACGGGACCCTTCCTGAAGTACAACTTCGATGTGACGAAGGGGAAGATCTTCATTGAGTGGATGAAAGGGGCCACCACCAACATCTGCTACAACCTCCTGGACAGAAATGTCAACGAGAAGAAACTTGGGGACAAAATTGCTTTTTACTG GGAAGGGAATGAACCTGGGGATTCTGCGAAAATCACATACAACGAGTTGCTGCACAAAGTCTGTCAGTTCGCCAATGTCCTCCGCAGCCAAG GTGTGAAAAAAGGAGACCGAATTTCCATCTACCTGCCGATGATCCTGGAGCTGGTTGTAGCCATGCTCGCCTGCGCCAGGATTGGAGCTCTGCACTCCATTGTG TTTGCAGGTTTCTCGGCAGACTCTCTCTGTGAGCGGATTCTCGACTGCGGTTGTTCTCTCCTCATCACGGCAG ATGCCTTTTATCGAGGAGACAAGCTGATCAATTTGAAGCAGATTGCAGATGAAGCCCTCCAGAAATGTAAAGACAA GGGCTCCCCTTTGAAAAAGTGCATTGTGGTGAAGCacctgggaagggaagagataGCAGTGGACGGGACATGCAGCAAGTCTCCCCCTCTGAAAAGGCTGTGCCAGGACGTACAG gaaaaaaagactgagagctcacagagactCCATCCTAAG acCCCTTGGAACCCAGCCATGGACATGTGGTGGCACGAGCTGATGAGTAGTGCCAGCACAGAGTGTGAGCCAGAGTGGTGCGACTCGGAGGACGAACTCTTCATCCTCTACACAAGTGGCTCAACTGGGAAACCCAAG ggTGTGCTGCATACGGTGGGTGGATACATGCTTTTTGCTGCCACCTCATTTAAATACGTGTTTGATTACCAACCTGAGGATGTCTACTGGTGCACAGCCGACATTGGATGGATAACAGGCCATTCCTACCTCACTTATGGACCCTTGGCAAACGGGGCAACTAGTGTGTTG TTTGAAGGTGTCCCCACCTACCCGGACGTTGGGCGCATGTGGAGCATTGTTGACAAGTACAAGGTGACCAAGTTCTACACAGCACCCACAGCCATCCGGCTGCTGATGAAGCACGGGGAGGAGCCCGTCAAAAA GCACAGCAGGAAGTCTCTGAAGGTGCTGGGGACCGTCGGTGAGCCCATCAACCCTGAAGCCTGGCTGTGGTACTACCGCGTGGTGGGAGAAGAGAGGTGTCCCATTGTGGACACGTTCTGGCAGACAGAGACA GGTGGCCACATGCTGACACCCCTCCCTGCGGCCACCCCCATGAAGCCAGGCTCTGCT ACGTTCCCTTTCTTCGGTGTGGTCCCTGCTGTCTTGAACGAGTCGGGGgaagagctggaaggagaagcagaaggctACCTG GTATTTAAGCAGCCCTGGCCAGGAATAATGCGCACGCTGTATGGAAACCACCAGCAGTTTGAAACAACGTACTTCAAGAAGTTCCCTGGGTACTACGTGACAGGCGACG GTTGCAGGAGAGATAAAGATGGTTATTACTGGATCACAGGGCGAATTGATGACATGTTGAATGTTTCTG GCCACTTGCTGAGCACGGCAGAGGTGGAGTCAGCCTTGCTGGAGCATGCTGCCATCTCGGAGGCCGCGGTGGTCAGCCACCCACACCCCCTGAAAGGCGAGTGCCTCTACTGCTTTGTGACGCTGAGAGACGGCCACGAGTTCACCAAGAACCTCACGGATGAGCTGAAAAAACAAG TCAGAGAAAAAATCGGACCGATAGCCACTCCTGATTACATCCAGTATGCCCCAAGCCTGCCCAAAACCCGCTCAG GAAAGATTACCAGACGGATATTAAGGAAGATTGCCAAAAATGACCAAGACCTCGGGGACATCTCCACCTTGGCAAACCCGGGCGTCATAAAACATCTTTTCAACAGCAGATGTGACACTAAACAGTAG